Proteins from a genomic interval of Candidatus Brocadia sp.:
- the dgt gene encoding dNTP triphosphohydrolase, translating into MDWQQLISKKRIHSGEGPKKGTNDPRSEFERDFDRISFSYPFRRLQDKTQTIPLPKYDFIHTRLTHSLETSSVGRSLGRIVGKYIINNYNLKDINEHDFGAIVSSACLAHDIGNPPFGHAEEKAMSDFFRTTGSHIKAELNDKNGDVDKLWNDFVDVEGNALGFHTITKKHYRGFDLTLTALAAFTKYTRESKINNINTARVSQKKYGFFYADREIFKNIADELGLRSLSENKDDYTWCRHPLAFLTEAADDICYRLIDFEDGVRAGCIDFEKAEELLNEISGLDLQDRFYKELSSDNERLGYLRGKAIFNMIYDVADIFKKNEKGILRGDFDKALIEDSKYKKDTISKIADEVRKKVYESASVLELEATGFEVLGGLLHYFIGSGDSKKNERLSRKSFHWQKINELLPEQFKSTKNENLYNDILNIIDYVAGMSDSYAIKVYRKLK; encoded by the coding sequence ATGGACTGGCAACAATTAATTTCAAAAAAAAGAATACATAGCGGTGAGGGTCCAAAAAAGGGAACAAATGACCCAAGAAGTGAGTTTGAAAGAGATTTTGATAGAATTTCATTCTCATATCCTTTTCGAAGACTGCAGGATAAAACCCAGACTATCCCTTTGCCAAAGTATGATTTTATTCACACGAGACTTACTCATAGTTTAGAAACTTCAAGTGTAGGAAGGTCATTGGGTAGAATCGTAGGTAAATATATAATCAATAATTATAACTTGAAAGACATTAATGAACATGATTTTGGTGCGATCGTCTCATCTGCTTGTCTGGCTCATGATATTGGAAATCCACCTTTCGGACATGCTGAAGAAAAAGCTATGTCGGATTTTTTTAGAACTACTGGCTCGCATATAAAAGCTGAGCTAAATGATAAGAATGGCGATGTAGATAAGCTATGGAATGATTTCGTTGATGTCGAAGGGAATGCCCTTGGATTTCATACAATCACAAAAAAGCATTATCGAGGTTTTGATTTAACTTTAACAGCACTTGCAGCTTTTACAAAGTATACAAGAGAATCGAAAATAAATAACATAAATACTGCTCGGGTAAGTCAAAAGAAATATGGTTTCTTTTATGCCGATCGTGAAATTTTTAAAAACATAGCAGATGAATTAGGCTTACGCTCTTTAAGTGAAAATAAGGACGATTATACGTGGTGCAGGCATCCACTAGCTTTTTTAACTGAAGCCGCTGATGATATTTGCTATAGATTAATTGATTTTGAAGATGGTGTGAGAGCAGGTTGCATTGATTTTGAAAAAGCTGAAGAATTGTTGAATGAAATATCAGGCCTTGATCTACAAGATAGATTTTATAAAGAATTATCTAGTGATAATGAGCGTTTAGGTTATTTAAGAGGCAAGGCAATCTTTAATATGATTTATGATGTTGCAGATATATTCAAAAAAAACGAGAAAGGTATATTACGTGGGGATTTTGATAAGGCTTTGATTGAAGATTCAAAATACAAAAAAGATACAATAAGCAAAATTGCAGACGAAGTTAGAAAAAAGGTTTATGAATCTGCCTCAGTTTTAGAATTGGAGGCTACAGGCTTTGAAGTGCTTGGTGGTTTACTTCATTATTTTATAGGAAGTGGAGATTCTAAGAAAAATGAAAGGCTTTCACGTAAATCGTTTCATTGGCAAAAAATTAACGAGCTGTTACCTGAACAATTCAAGAGTACAAAAAATGAAAATTTATATAATGATATTTTGAATATTATAGATTATGTTGCTGGTATGTCTGATTCATATGCTATAAAAGTTTATAGAAAATTAAAATGA
- a CDS encoding DUF433 domain-containing protein, producing MGLLRLTHPTELVAGETIEQILDAHPRLTRDAIQAAMSFAADSLRDEVVYPIVNDEGSL from the coding sequence ATGGGTCTGCTCCGCTTGACCCATCCTACTGAACTTGTCGCTGGTGAAACTATCGAACAAATTCTTGACGCCCATCCCCGTCTTACCCGCGACGCCATTCAAGCAGCCATGTCATTTGCTGCTGATTCATTAAGGGATGAGGTAGTTTATCCAATCGTAAATGATGAGGGGAGTTTATAA